From a single Nostoc sp. MS1 genomic region:
- the map gene encoding type I methionyl aminopeptidase, translated as MNILTNLLSQTPKPTPVKKQRRGIEIKSPREIEIMRQSGKIVATVLKEISELVKPGMTTADLDAYAEKRIREMGATPSFKGYHGFTGSICSSINNEVVHGIPSPKKVIRAGDVLKVDTGAYFQGFHGDSCITIAVGEVTPQAAKLICVAEEALYKGIEQVKAGAYLLDLAGAIEDHVKVNGFTVVEEFTGHGVGRNLHEEPSVFNYRTREMPNVKLRAGMTLAIEPILNAGSKHTRTLSDRWTAVTVDNSLSAQFEHTVLVTETGYEILTDRTKV; from the coding sequence ATGAACATTCTCACCAACTTGCTTTCTCAAACACCTAAGCCAACACCTGTAAAGAAACAACGCCGGGGGATTGAAATTAAGTCTCCGCGCGAAATTGAGATTATGCGACAGTCAGGAAAAATTGTCGCCACTGTACTCAAGGAAATTTCTGAGTTGGTAAAACCAGGAATGACTACTGCTGACTTGGATGCTTACGCAGAAAAGCGTATCCGCGAAATGGGTGCAACCCCAAGCTTTAAAGGTTATCACGGTTTTACTGGTTCTATTTGCTCCAGTATTAATAATGAAGTTGTACATGGTATTCCCAGCCCTAAGAAAGTGATTCGGGCTGGGGATGTATTAAAAGTAGATACAGGTGCATATTTTCAGGGCTTTCATGGTGATTCCTGCATTACTATTGCTGTTGGTGAGGTAACTCCACAAGCCGCTAAACTGATTTGTGTAGCTGAAGAGGCTTTGTATAAAGGGATTGAACAAGTCAAAGCTGGCGCATATCTACTTGATTTGGCTGGAGCGATCGAAGATCATGTAAAGGTAAATGGCTTTACTGTGGTAGAAGAATTTACAGGACACGGTGTAGGACGTAACCTCCACGAAGAACCGTCTGTATTTAACTACCGCACAAGAGAAATGCCTAATGTAAAGCTACGTGCGGGAATGACGTTAGCAATTGAACCAATTTTAAATGCAGGTTCTAAACATACTAGAACTTTATCCGATCGCTGGACGGCTGTAACTGTAGATAATTCTCTATCAGCACAGTTTGAACACACAGTTTTAGTAACCGAAACAGGTTATGAGATTTTGACCGACCGCACTAAGGTTTAA
- a CDS encoding AI-2E family transporter: MNISLNQLLKWLIITLLLPLVFLNAWLIIQVFSYFKPLVTIFILATLFTFILNYPVSLLQERGVKRGYAVAIVFIFTVVISIALGITLVPIALEQFQEIARVLPQWIDSSQTKLQSLNDWVIGQNLKLNIGQLLNRVMDKLPDELEYFSHRIFSVIIETIDSISEAIATVVITFYLLLDGPRIWEGIFKKLPWSLAGNVNQSIQKNFQNYLIGQGTLALLMGTSQTLLFLAFKVQFGLLFGLTIGFLSLIPFGDVVSLIVITLIVATHDIWLALKILAVAVVIDQVIDQAIAPRLLGSFTGLRPIWVLTSLLVGTYVGGLLGLLIAVPVAGLIKDTVDGFTSLPAGINNALPTETVTEAFKSESTSL; encoded by the coding sequence ATGAATATATCACTTAATCAATTACTTAAATGGTTAATTATAACTTTGTTATTGCCACTAGTTTTTTTAAACGCCTGGCTCATCATTCAAGTTTTTAGTTATTTTAAACCATTAGTAACAATCTTTATATTGGCAACTTTGTTTACTTTTATTTTAAATTATCCTGTGTCATTGCTGCAAGAGCGAGGCGTGAAGCGCGGCTATGCAGTTGCAATAGTTTTTATTTTCACAGTAGTAATTTCAATTGCTTTAGGTATTACTTTAGTACCCATAGCATTAGAACAATTTCAGGAGATCGCTAGAGTTCTTCCTCAATGGATTGATTCTAGCCAAACAAAGCTCCAAAGTTTAAATGATTGGGTAATTGGCCAGAACTTAAAGTTGAATATTGGTCAATTATTAAATAGGGTTATGGATAAGTTACCAGATGAGTTGGAGTATTTTTCTCATAGAATATTTAGCGTTATCATAGAGACTATTGATAGTATTTCCGAAGCTATAGCTACAGTTGTCATCACCTTTTATTTGTTATTAGACGGGCCGAGAATTTGGGAAGGTATATTTAAAAAGTTACCTTGGTCTTTAGCAGGAAACGTAAATCAATCTATTCAAAAAAACTTTCAAAATTATCTTATTGGTCAAGGTACTTTAGCCTTACTGATGGGAACTTCTCAAACCCTGCTATTTTTAGCATTTAAAGTCCAATTTGGCTTACTGTTTGGCTTGACTATAGGCTTTTTAAGCCTCATTCCTTTTGGTGATGTTGTTAGCTTGATTGTAATTACCTTGATTGTAGCAACCCACGACATCTGGCTAGCGTTGAAAATTTTAGCAGTAGCTGTGGTGATTGACCAAGTTATCGATCAGGCGATCGCACCCCGTCTTTTAGGTAGCTTCACAGGACTAAGACCAATTTGGGTGTTAACTTCTTTGCTGGTTGGTACTTATGTTGGTGGGTTGCTAGGATTGTTGATTGCTGTCCCTGTTGCTGGACTGATAAAAGATACAGTAGATGGATTTACTTCTTTACCTGCTGGTATTAATAATGCTTTACCAACTGAAACTGTAACAGAAGCATTCAAATCAGAATCGACATCATTATAA
- a CDS encoding heavy-metal-associated domain-containing protein, with protein MTIQLTVPNMACSACANNITNAVKTVDADAIVQADPQTKLVNVETQASETSIKDALAAAGYPAA; from the coding sequence ATGACAATCCAACTCACAGTTCCCAACATGGCTTGTTCCGCTTGTGCCAATAATATTACAAATGCAGTAAAGACAGTTGATGCTGATGCGATCGTTCAGGCTGATCCTCAGACTAAGTTGGTGAATGTAGAAACACAAGCATCAGAAACATCCATTAAAGATGCGTTAGCTGCTGCTGGCTATCCTGCGGCGTAA
- the petD gene encoding cytochrome b6-f complex subunit IV, whose product MATLKKPDLSDPNLRAKLAKGMGHNYYGEPAWPNDLLYIFPVVIMGSFACIVALAVLDPAMTGEPANPFATPLEILPEWYLYPVFQILRSLPNKLLGVLAMAAVPLGLILVPFIENVNKFQNPFRRPVATTVFLFGTLVTLWLGIGAALPLDKSLTLGLF is encoded by the coding sequence ATGGCTACACTAAAAAAACCTGATCTGAGCGATCCTAATTTAAGAGCCAAACTCGCCAAAGGTATGGGTCACAATTACTATGGTGAACCAGCTTGGCCCAACGACTTGCTGTATATATTCCCAGTTGTAATCATGGGTTCCTTTGCTTGTATTGTGGCTCTAGCCGTACTAGACCCCGCAATGACAGGCGAACCAGCTAATCCTTTCGCCACACCATTGGAAATTTTACCTGAGTGGTACTTGTACCCAGTATTCCAAATTTTGCGATCGCTTCCTAACAAATTGTTGGGAGTATTAGCAATGGCTGCCGTACCCTTGGGACTAATTCTCGTTCCTTTTATTGAGAACGTCAACAAGTTCCAAAACCCCTTCCGTCGCCCAGTTGCTACCACAGTGTTCTTGTTTGGAACCTTGGTAACTCTGTGGTTAGGAATTGGTGCTGCGTTACCTTTGGACAAATCTTTGACCTTGGGCTTATTCTAA
- a CDS encoding DUF2808 domain-containing protein — protein MRLAVLLRTAMGYAPPLAIASVVILEGCTMPPSQAVQLQDGTVYFVEPPRLVEAATTYNEVNIWGATYYFTVSLPEKASEPLQQITINQREGVDNIRFDLKNSVAFEGTRSRKGQPIGLKDVVQNRQARTVSITFDPPVEPGKTITIGLKPLQNPSISGVYLFGVTAFPPGEKTHSQFLGFGRLQFYNYGRSFSPFW, from the coding sequence ATGCGCCTTGCAGTATTATTAAGGACAGCGATGGGCTACGCCCCGCCCTTGGCGATCGCTAGCGTAGTCATACTCGAAGGCTGTACCATGCCCCCAAGTCAAGCAGTTCAATTGCAAGATGGTACAGTATATTTTGTTGAGCCGCCGCGCCTTGTAGAAGCTGCTACAACTTACAATGAAGTCAATATTTGGGGTGCAACGTACTATTTCACCGTTAGTTTGCCAGAAAAGGCCAGCGAACCCTTACAACAAATCACCATTAACCAGCGTGAGGGAGTAGATAATATTCGCTTCGACCTCAAAAACAGTGTAGCTTTTGAAGGTACACGCTCCCGCAAAGGACAGCCCATTGGGTTAAAAGATGTAGTGCAGAATCGTCAGGCTAGAACAGTATCCATCACATTTGATCCACCAGTAGAGCCAGGTAAAACAATCACTATAGGCTTAAAACCTTTGCAAAATCCCTCAATCTCAGGAGTCTATCTATTTGGTGTGACAGCATTTCCTCCAGGAGAAAAAACACATAGCCAATTTCTCGGTTTCGGCAGATTGCAATTTTACAATTACGGTAGAAGCTTTTCTCCTTTCTGGTAA
- a CDS encoding plastocyanin/azurin family copper-binding protein has protein sequence MICLFNKVNEVINLIISLRSPILRQTCVLYCLLLCFLLTNANTALAVKESSDLLKQPVTEIKVSLGNAANELKFEPNNLEFITGKRYLLRLNNPSQLKHYFTAKDFADGIWTQKLEAGKVEIKGAIHELELKPGAEAEWVFVALKPGKYGLRCPIPGHTEAGMTGEIVVH, from the coding sequence ATGATCTGCTTATTTAATAAAGTTAACGAAGTTATCAACCTCATTATTTCACTGCGATCGCCTATCCTTCGTCAAACTTGTGTACTATATTGCTTACTGCTATGTTTTTTGTTAACCAATGCAAATACTGCATTAGCGGTAAAGGAATCTAGTGATTTGCTCAAACAACCAGTTACAGAAATTAAAGTTTCTTTAGGTAACGCAGCTAACGAACTCAAGTTTGAGCCAAATAACTTGGAATTTATAACAGGTAAACGCTACCTGCTACGCCTCAACAACCCCAGCCAATTAAAACATTATTTTACAGCCAAAGACTTCGCTGATGGAATTTGGACGCAAAAACTCGAAGCTGGCAAAGTAGAAATTAAAGGGGCAATTCATGAACTAGAACTGAAGCCTGGTGCTGAAGCTGAATGGGTGTTCGTAGCCCTAAAACCTGGAAAATACGGCTTACGCTGTCCCATACCAGGGCATACTGAAGCAGGGATGACTGGAGAAATTGTTGTTCATTAG
- a CDS encoding ATP-binding protein — MLGIMQHDQLTIKSELKLLNLVQQWFEDFSLKYLSQLGWTESQLYRLNLALAEGFTNAVRHAHRSLPPETTIEIEVSLWINKIELRIWDHGKPFDPNAIAEPEPGTLQVGGYGWFLLRRLADRVVYEREDGRNCLVIVKHLKEGQH; from the coding sequence ATGCTTGGCATCATGCAGCACGACCAACTAACAATTAAGAGCGAACTGAAGCTCCTTAACCTAGTACAGCAATGGTTTGAGGACTTTTCCTTAAAATACCTGTCTCAACTCGGCTGGACAGAATCGCAACTTTATCGCCTCAACTTAGCACTGGCGGAAGGCTTTACCAATGCAGTCCGCCACGCTCATCGTAGCTTACCACCAGAGACAACCATAGAAATTGAGGTTAGTCTATGGATTAACAAAATAGAACTGAGAATTTGGGATCATGGTAAACCTTTTGATCCGAATGCGATCGCCGAACCAGAGCCGGGTACATTACAAGTGGGTGGTTATGGCTGGTTTCTCCTGCGACGCTTGGCTGACCGTGTGGTATACGAGCGTGAAGATGGGCGAAATTGTCTAGTAATAGTTAAGCATCTCAAAGAAGGACAGCATTAA
- a CDS encoding PCP reductase family protein produces MSEHNTDSLRWTSEAKIKLKNIPFFARSQAQARIEQLARQAEQDIVTAELVEQARLEFGQ; encoded by the coding sequence ATGAGCGAACATAATACTGATAGCTTACGCTGGACATCAGAAGCAAAAATCAAGTTAAAAAATATTCCCTTTTTTGCTCGTTCTCAAGCTCAAGCCAGAATTGAACAGTTAGCTCGTCAAGCAGAACAAGATATAGTCACAGCCGAGTTAGTAGAACAAGCCAGGCTAGAGTTTGGACAGTAA
- a CDS encoding Glu/Leu/Phe/Val family dehydrogenase: protein MVSMPTLPLAGATPGHICPFDQACSYLEAAAKELRLDQGTLEILSHPRRVVTVSIPVKLDNGDIRVLAGHRVQHSDILGPYKGGTRYHPAVTLNEVSALAMLMTWKCALLGIPYGGAKGGIAIDPQNYSVGELERITRRYTSELIKDIGPALDIPAPDVGTSAREMAWMMDTYSMNVGHAVPGVVTGKPISVGGSRGREMATGRGVMIIVREALADIGKSLEGVRVVIQGFGNVGGAAAELLHQAGAKILAVSTVASGIYSPDGLDIPALKAYAAENHKSIVGFPGSTAISNAELLTLPCDVLIPAALENQITEENVDQIQAQIVAEAANGPVTLEANRVLEARGVTVLPDILANAGGVVVSYLEWVQGLSYLFWDEERVNKEMEHLMVQAYRQVMQQSKIRQVPLRLAAYTLGVGRVAQALHDRGLYP from the coding sequence ATGGTTTCCATGCCGACGCTACCATTGGCAGGTGCTACTCCAGGTCATATTTGCCCCTTTGATCAAGCCTGTAGTTACTTAGAAGCTGCTGCTAAAGAATTAAGGTTAGATCAAGGAACACTGGAAATTCTCAGCCACCCACGTAGAGTAGTTACAGTTTCTATTCCTGTAAAACTAGACAATGGTGATATACGGGTTCTAGCAGGGCATAGGGTACAGCATTCTGATATTTTAGGCCCCTACAAAGGCGGAACACGTTACCATCCGGCTGTAACTCTCAACGAGGTATCCGCATTAGCAATGCTGATGACTTGGAAATGTGCGTTGTTGGGTATTCCCTATGGTGGCGCGAAGGGAGGTATCGCCATAGATCCACAAAATTATAGTGTGGGTGAATTAGAGCGAATTACTCGTCGTTATACTAGCGAGTTGATTAAAGATATTGGGCCTGCACTCGACATTCCAGCGCCAGATGTAGGGACTTCCGCCCGTGAGATGGCTTGGATGATGGATACTTACTCTATGAATGTTGGTCACGCTGTACCAGGAGTTGTCACAGGTAAGCCGATTTCCGTCGGTGGTTCACGGGGACGAGAAATGGCGACTGGACGGGGTGTGATGATTATTGTGCGGGAAGCACTTGCAGATATAGGTAAATCCCTAGAGGGCGTACGAGTAGTTATTCAAGGTTTTGGTAATGTTGGTGGTGCGGCGGCTGAATTATTACACCAAGCTGGAGCAAAAATTCTGGCTGTCTCTACAGTTGCAAGTGGAATATATTCTCCTGACGGTTTAGATATTCCTGCATTAAAAGCCTACGCTGCGGAAAATCATAAGAGTATTGTTGGTTTTCCAGGATCTACGGCTATTAGTAATGCAGAGTTGCTAACTTTACCTTGTGATGTTTTAATTCCTGCCGCATTAGAAAACCAAATCACAGAGGAAAATGTAGATCAGATACAAGCACAAATAGTGGCGGAGGCGGCTAACGGCCCTGTGACGTTGGAAGCTAACCGAGTGCTAGAGGCGCGGGGTGTGACTGTATTACCAGACATTTTGGCTAATGCTGGGGGTGTGGTAGTGAGTTATTTAGAATGGGTACAGGGACTTTCTTATCTGTTTTGGGATGAGGAGCGTGTGAACAAGGAAATGGAACACTTGATGGTGCAAGCTTATCGTCAAGTCATGCAACAATCTAAGATACGGCAAGTTCCCTTAAGACTAGCAGCTTATACGTTAGGTGTAGGTAGGGTTGCTCAGGCTTTGCATGATCGGGGTCTTTATCCTTAA
- the acs gene encoding acetate--CoA ligase, whose amino-acid sequence MPQPTIESILQEKRLFHPSAEFSQKAQIKSLEDYQQLYDRAKADPQKFWAELAETELHWFQKWDTVLDWQPPFAKWFVNGKINISYNCLDRHLTTWRKNKAALIWEGEPGDSRTLTYAQLHREVCQFANVLKQLGVQKGDRVGIYMPMIPEAAIAMLACARIGAPHSVVFGGFSAEALRDRLIDAKAKVVVTADGGWRKDAIVPLKEQVDKALADGAVPSVENVLVVKRTGQDIYMQLGGRDHWWHDLQKGASADCPAEPMDSEDLLFVLYTSGSTGKPKGVVHTTGGYNLYTHMTTKWIFDLQDTDVYWCTADVGWITGHSYIVYGPLSNGATTLMYEGAPRASNPGCFWDVIEKYGVNIFYTAPTAIRAFIKMGEHHPKARNLSSLRLLGTVGEPINPESWMWYHKVIGGERCPIVDTWWQTETGGIMITALPGAIPTKPGSATRPFPGILADIVDLEGNSVPENEGGYLAVRYPWPGMMRTVYGDPERFRRTYWEHIPPKDGNYTYFAGDGARKDEDGYFWVMGRVDDVLNVSGHRLGTMEVESALVSHPAVAEAAVVGKPDELKGEEVVAFVTLEGTYQASDDLSKELKQHVVKEIGAIARPGEIRFTDALPKTRSGKIMRRLLRNLAAGQEVSGDTSTLEDRSVLDKLREGA is encoded by the coding sequence ATGCCGCAGCCAACTATAGAATCAATCCTGCAAGAGAAACGTTTATTTCATCCCAGTGCCGAGTTTTCCCAAAAGGCCCAGATTAAAAGTTTAGAAGACTATCAGCAACTTTATGATAGAGCCAAAGCCGATCCGCAAAAGTTTTGGGCAGAGTTAGCCGAAACAGAACTACACTGGTTCCAAAAATGGGATACAGTACTAGATTGGCAACCACCTTTCGCTAAATGGTTTGTAAATGGGAAGATTAATATTTCCTACAACTGTTTAGATAGACATTTAACAACTTGGCGCAAAAATAAAGCTGCACTCATTTGGGAAGGAGAACCGGGAGATTCCCGCACCCTTACTTATGCCCAACTGCATCGGGAAGTTTGTCAGTTTGCCAACGTCTTGAAACAACTGGGAGTGCAGAAAGGCGATCGCGTCGGTATTTATATGCCAATGATACCCGAAGCGGCGATCGCTATGTTAGCCTGTGCCAGAATCGGCGCACCCCATAGTGTGGTATTTGGTGGTTTTAGTGCGGAAGCATTACGCGATCGCTTAATTGATGCCAAAGCTAAAGTAGTAGTTACAGCTGATGGTGGCTGGCGAAAAGATGCGATAGTTCCTCTCAAGGAACAGGTAGATAAAGCCTTAGCTGATGGTGCAGTTCCCAGCGTCGAAAATGTCCTAGTCGTCAAACGAACTGGACAAGACATTTATATGCAGTTGGGAGGACGCGATCATTGGTGGCACGATTTACAAAAAGGTGCATCTGCCGACTGTCCCGCCGAACCAATGGACAGTGAAGATTTGCTATTCGTCCTCTACACATCTGGTAGCACAGGCAAACCCAAAGGTGTTGTACATACCACTGGTGGTTATAACCTATATACTCACATGACCACCAAATGGATTTTCGACCTGCAAGATACAGATGTATACTGGTGTACCGCAGATGTAGGCTGGATTACCGGACACAGCTACATAGTTTACGGACCCCTCTCCAACGGTGCAACCACGCTGATGTATGAAGGTGCGCCCCGTGCTTCAAATCCCGGTTGTTTTTGGGATGTAATTGAGAAATATGGCGTAAACATCTTTTACACCGCACCCACAGCCATTCGCGCCTTTATCAAAATGGGCGAACACCATCCCAAAGCCAGGAACCTATCTTCCTTAAGGTTATTAGGAACCGTTGGTGAACCCATCAACCCAGAATCTTGGATGTGGTATCACAAAGTGATTGGTGGTGAACGCTGCCCCATTGTTGATACTTGGTGGCAAACTGAAACGGGAGGTATTATGATTACAGCCTTACCCGGCGCAATCCCTACCAAACCCGGTTCCGCCACTCGTCCCTTCCCTGGCATCCTTGCGGATATTGTGGATTTAGAGGGTAACTCTGTGCCTGAGAACGAAGGTGGTTATTTAGCAGTGCGATACCCCTGGCCAGGCATGATGCGGACAGTATACGGCGATCCTGAACGCTTTCGCCGCACCTATTGGGAACATATTCCCCCCAAAGATGGCAACTATACATACTTTGCTGGTGATGGTGCGAGAAAAGATGAGGACGGCTACTTCTGGGTTATGGGGCGTGTGGATGATGTATTGAATGTATCAGGGCATCGCCTGGGTACGATGGAAGTAGAATCAGCTCTGGTATCTCACCCAGCCGTGGCTGAGGCGGCGGTAGTAGGTAAGCCAGATGAACTCAAGGGTGAGGAAGTAGTAGCTTTTGTGACTCTAGAGGGTACTTACCAAGCCAGCGATGACTTGAGTAAAGAACTCAAACAGCATGTAGTGAAAGAAATTGGTGCGATCGCTCGTCCTGGTGAAATCCGCTTTACAGACGCATTACCCAAAACGCGATCGGGTAAAATCATGCGCCGCCTACTACGAAATCTCGCCGCCGGACAAGAAGTCTCAGGTGATACTTCCACCCTAGAAGATAGAAGCGTCTTAGATAAATTAAGAGAAGGCGCATAA
- a CDS encoding transposase, producing MPDILSLLQCLLPQINATTMRQLNQIILAMLAMSGRVTMLGISRWTGSGGSYRTMLRFFHTVIPWATLFWLFFHKHLFRPNEIYLLAGDEVVISKSGKQTYGLDRFFSSLAGKPISGLSFFTLSLVSVEQRHSFPIQIEQVIKSDIEKSSSSPTKEIKPQEKRGRGRPKGSKNKNKTQVVLTSELLRIQKMIKSLFKLLAKFIPLTYLVLDGHFGNNNALQMARQVNLHIISKLRSDSALYIPYQHPDPNSRSRRKYGDKIDYNNIPKKYLCQSTVDDDIQTDVYQVTLLHKEFAQSLNVVILVKTNLKTHARSHVILFSSDLKLSSEKIIDYYKLRFQIEFNFRDAKQFWGLEDFMNLSQTAVTNAANLAFFMVNLSHHLLADFRLLNPDSGILDLKAHYRGFRYVREILKMLPEIPEPILLTQIFAKLTSLGRIHNVSTGVEPS from the coding sequence ATGCCCGATATCTTATCACTCCTGCAATGCCTCCTGCCGCAGATAAACGCTACGACGATGCGGCAATTGAACCAGATAATCCTGGCCATGTTAGCAATGAGTGGCCGAGTGACGATGTTGGGAATTTCTCGTTGGACAGGTAGTGGTGGCAGTTATCGAACGATGTTGAGATTCTTTCATACGGTAATACCTTGGGCGACATTGTTTTGGTTATTCTTTCACAAGCATTTATTTCGTCCGAATGAGATATATTTGCTAGCGGGAGATGAAGTTGTGATAAGTAAATCAGGAAAACAAACTTATGGACTGGATAGATTTTTTTCTAGCCTGGCTGGTAAACCCATATCAGGGCTATCTTTTTTTACATTATCATTAGTCAGTGTTGAGCAAAGGCACTCGTTTCCGATTCAGATAGAACAGGTGATAAAGAGCGATATAGAAAAAAGTAGCTCGTCACCAACCAAAGAAATAAAACCGCAAGAAAAACGTGGGCGTGGGCGACCAAAGGGAAGTAAAAACAAGAATAAAACCCAGGTAGTTCTCACATCTGAATTACTCAGAATTCAGAAGATGATTAAGTCGCTATTTAAGTTATTAGCTAAATTTATTCCCCTTACTTACTTAGTATTGGATGGACACTTTGGGAATAATAATGCCTTGCAGATGGCTCGTCAAGTTAACTTGCATATAATTTCTAAGCTTCGCTCTGATTCAGCATTATATATACCTTATCAACACCCTGACCCCAATAGTCGCTCTCGTCGTAAATACGGAGACAAAATTGACTACAACAACATACCTAAGAAGTATTTATGTCAAAGTACCGTTGATGATGATATCCAAACTGACGTTTATCAAGTTACATTACTTCACAAAGAATTTGCCCAATCTCTAAATGTAGTTATTCTCGTCAAAACCAATCTTAAAACTCATGCTCGTAGTCATGTAATTCTATTTTCTAGTGATCTAAAATTGTCATCTGAAAAAATAATTGACTACTACAAGCTACGCTTTCAGATCGAATTCAATTTTCGAGATGCCAAGCAATTTTGGGGATTGGAAGATTTTATGAACTTAAGTCAAACTGCTGTAACTAATGCTGCTAATCTAGCATTCTTTATGGTCAACTTATCCCATCATCTTCTCGCGGATTTTCGTCTCCTTAATCCCGACTCCGGCATCCTTGACCTTAAGGCTCACTATCGTGGTTTTCGATATGTCCGTGAAATTTTAAAAATGCTTCCCGAAATACCTGAGCCTATTTTATTAACTCAGATTTTTGCCAAACTTACTTCTTTGGGACGTATTCATAACGTTTCTACAGGCGTTGAACCCTCGTAA
- the petB gene encoding cytochrome b6 yields MANVYDWFEERLEIQAIAEDVTSKYVPPHVNIFYCLGGITLVCFLIQFATGFAMTFYYKPTVAEAYSSVEYIMNEVNFGWLIRSVHRWSASMMVLMMILHVFRVYLTGGFKKPRELTWVSGVILAVITVSFGVTGYSLPWDQVGYWAVKIVSGVPEAIPVVGVLISDLLRGGSSVGQATLTRYYSAHTFVLPWLIAVFMLFHFLMIRKQGISGPL; encoded by the coding sequence ATGGCCAACGTTTACGACTGGTTTGAGGAACGCTTGGAAATTCAGGCAATTGCCGAAGATGTGACAAGCAAATATGTACCTCCCCATGTCAACATCTTCTACTGCTTGGGTGGCATTACCCTAGTTTGCTTTTTGATCCAGTTCGCTACTGGATTCGCTATGACGTTCTACTACAAGCCAACAGTTGCTGAAGCATATTCCTCGGTAGAGTACATCATGAACGAGGTTAACTTCGGTTGGCTAATTCGCTCCGTTCATCGCTGGTCTGCCAGCATGATGGTGCTGATGATGATTCTGCACGTCTTCCGCGTTTACCTGACTGGTGGTTTTAAAAAGCCCCGCGAATTGACCTGGGTTAGTGGTGTTATCCTCGCTGTAATCACCGTTTCTTTTGGTGTTACAGGCTATTCTCTACCTTGGGATCAAGTCGGTTACTGGGCTGTGAAAATCGTTAGTGGTGTACCAGAAGCGATTCCCGTAGTCGGTGTACTTATCTCCGACTTGCTGCGTGGTGGTTCCAGCGTCGGTCAAGCAACCCTGACCCGCTACTACAGCGCCCACACTTTTGTTTTACCTTGGTTAATTGCGGTATTCATGCTGTTCCACTTCTTGATGATCCGCAAACAAGGTATTTCCGGCCCCTTGTAA